The following are encoded in a window of Mycobacterium vicinigordonae genomic DNA:
- a CDS encoding SpoIIE family protein phosphatase: MSSGDGKGPRSALDSDELVSVGAPIDLENCAREPIHIPGTIQPRGVLAVVREPEFVVCQVSANVAALLGRSADGVLGRHLSALIGADQAARIGTAAASFGDLRERNPLECQIDVDGVPRAFDAILRREPDGALLVELEIAYGERPFSFPNTYQAVRSSIEDLNRAATLTELYDTTARAVRDLTGFDRVMVYRYDQDYNGEVVAEAKRGDLNSFLGLHYPSTDIPAQARALYEKNWIRLISDVDYTPTPMVPPLDPDSGQPLDLTYATLRAVSPIHIEYLQNMGVHASMSISLLRHGRLWGLIACHHYAGPHLPPFGTRAAAEFLGSTLSLRLVDRFEDDQLHKRLAAQAVLTKIIAATLDDGEPLASALLGAPSLLDLIPAEGVVVNIQGDRRERGTVPPPDVVAMVAAWARGVGEEIASSENLINDLPTLKLDPQLAAGALALNLPDGQYAIWFRREVLRSVDWGGDPYNKAIAVHEGDSLRLSPRKSFERWREIVHQRSDPWTLSETESAETLRRHLVESLYRRTRSALRMAETLQRSLLPESIPRLESWQLSAHYEPAAGDNVGGDWYDAFELRDGRLILLLGDVAGHGIAAAGTMAQLRNALRAQLFAGASPAEALNQLNDFAVHMLPSSFATVIAARIELESGQVEAASAGHLMPYLTNATSQATQAPIRISPPIGIRGVTYAPSIFVVEPGHGLVMYSDGLVERRSESIDDGLARLAETLTQIGNASATRIWTAMSTALGNTDDDVAIVSLRRP, from the coding sequence GTGAGCAGCGGCGACGGAAAAGGTCCGCGGTCGGCACTGGACAGCGACGAGCTCGTATCGGTCGGCGCGCCCATCGACCTGGAAAACTGTGCACGCGAGCCGATCCACATCCCCGGAACCATCCAGCCGCGCGGCGTGCTCGCGGTGGTACGCGAACCCGAGTTCGTGGTGTGCCAGGTCAGTGCCAACGTCGCCGCGTTGCTAGGACGCTCCGCCGATGGCGTTCTCGGTCGGCATCTGTCTGCGCTGATCGGCGCCGATCAGGCAGCGCGGATCGGAACGGCGGCAGCGTCCTTCGGCGACCTTCGGGAACGCAACCCCCTCGAGTGCCAAATCGACGTCGACGGTGTGCCACGCGCCTTCGACGCCATCCTGCGGCGGGAACCAGACGGGGCGCTGCTAGTCGAGCTGGAGATCGCCTACGGCGAGCGACCCTTCTCTTTCCCGAACACATACCAGGCGGTGCGGAGCTCCATTGAGGATCTGAACCGTGCTGCCACCCTGACCGAGCTGTACGACACCACCGCGCGCGCGGTTCGCGACCTCACCGGCTTCGACCGCGTGATGGTGTACCGCTACGACCAGGACTACAACGGCGAGGTCGTCGCTGAGGCCAAGCGCGGCGACCTCAATTCGTTCCTCGGGCTGCATTACCCGTCCACCGATATCCCCGCGCAAGCCAGGGCGCTGTACGAGAAGAACTGGATCCGGTTGATCTCGGACGTCGACTACACGCCGACGCCGATGGTCCCGCCACTGGACCCGGACAGCGGGCAGCCTCTGGACCTCACCTATGCGACGCTGCGCGCAGTCTCACCGATCCATATCGAGTACCTGCAGAACATGGGTGTACATGCGTCGATGTCGATCTCGCTGCTGCGGCACGGTCGGTTGTGGGGCCTAATTGCCTGTCACCATTACGCCGGACCGCACTTGCCTCCGTTCGGCACCCGGGCGGCGGCCGAATTCCTGGGCTCAACTTTGTCGCTGCGCCTGGTCGACCGTTTCGAGGACGACCAGCTGCACAAGCGGCTGGCCGCTCAGGCGGTGCTCACCAAAATCATCGCCGCGACGCTGGACGACGGCGAACCGCTTGCGTCGGCGTTGCTCGGGGCGCCCAGTCTGCTCGACTTGATTCCCGCCGAGGGCGTCGTGGTCAACATCCAGGGCGACCGCCGGGAGCGCGGCACAGTGCCGCCGCCGGATGTGGTGGCCATGGTGGCCGCGTGGGCGCGAGGCGTGGGCGAGGAGATCGCCAGTAGTGAGAACCTGATCAACGACCTGCCGACGCTGAAACTCGACCCGCAGTTGGCCGCGGGCGCGCTAGCGCTCAACCTGCCCGACGGGCAGTACGCCATTTGGTTCCGCCGCGAAGTGCTGCGTTCAGTGGACTGGGGCGGGGACCCGTACAACAAGGCGATCGCGGTCCACGAGGGCGACTCGCTGCGGCTGAGCCCACGGAAGTCGTTCGAGCGCTGGCGTGAAATCGTGCATCAACGCAGCGATCCGTGGACGCTCAGCGAAACCGAGTCCGCCGAGACGTTGCGGCGCCACCTGGTGGAGTCGCTGTACCGGCGCACCCGGAGTGCGCTGCGGATGGCTGAGACATTGCAGCGCAGTTTGCTGCCAGAGTCGATACCCCGGCTGGAGAGCTGGCAGCTGTCGGCGCACTATGAGCCCGCCGCGGGCGACAATGTCGGCGGCGACTGGTACGACGCGTTCGAGCTGCGGGACGGCCGCCTGATCCTGCTGCTGGGCGACGTCGCCGGGCACGGCATCGCCGCCGCCGGAACCATGGCGCAGCTGCGCAACGCCTTACGGGCCCAGCTATTCGCCGGCGCCTCGCCCGCCGAAGCACTCAATCAGCTCAATGACTTCGCCGTACACATGCTGCCCAGCTCCTTCGCCACCGTCATCGCGGCCCGGATCGAGCTCGAGTCGGGGCAGGTTGAGGCGGCATCGGCCGGGCATCTGATGCCCTATCTGACGAACGCCACCTCCCAAGCCACCCAGGCCCCGATCCGGATCTCGCCGCCGATCGGGATCAGGGGCGTTACCTACGCACCGAGCATCTTCGTCGTCGAACCCGGCCACGGATTGGTGATGTACTCCGACGGGTTGGTGGAGCGCCGTAGCGAGTCGATCGACGACGGTTTGGCTCGGTTGGCCGAGACCCTCACCCAAATCGGCAACGCATCAGCTACGCGGATCTGGACGGCCATGTCGACGGCGTTGGGCAACACCGACGACGACGTCGCCATCGTCAGCCTGCGGCGGCCCTGA
- a CDS encoding type 1 glutamine amidotransferase, whose product MANTGFSKVRIGLVLPDVMGTYGDGGNAVVLRQRLLLRGIPAEIVEITLADPVPDSLDLYTLGGAEDYAQRLATRHLIRYPGLQKAAERGAPVLAICAAVQVLGRWYETSSGERVDGVGMLDATTSPQQHRTIGELVSKPLLPGLTQPLTGFENHRGGTVLGPAAGPLAAVTKGAGNRAGDGFDGVVQGSVVATYMHGPCLARNPELADLLLSQAVGELMPLELPEVELLRRERLSAR is encoded by the coding sequence ATGGCTAACACCGGCTTCTCGAAGGTCCGGATCGGGCTGGTGCTGCCCGATGTGATGGGCACCTACGGCGACGGCGGCAACGCCGTCGTGTTGCGCCAGCGGCTACTGCTGCGCGGCATCCCCGCCGAGATCGTCGAGATCACCCTCGCCGACCCGGTGCCCGACTCGCTGGACCTGTACACGCTGGGCGGCGCCGAGGACTATGCGCAGCGGCTGGCCACCCGGCACCTGATCCGGTACCCCGGCTTGCAAAAAGCGGCCGAGCGCGGTGCCCCGGTGCTGGCGATCTGCGCAGCCGTCCAGGTCCTCGGCCGCTGGTATGAGACCTCATCGGGAGAGCGGGTCGACGGTGTCGGGATGCTGGATGCGACGACCTCGCCGCAACAGCATCGGACCATCGGCGAACTGGTGTCCAAGCCGCTGCTGCCCGGATTGACGCAACCGTTGACCGGATTCGAGAACCACCGCGGCGGCACGGTATTGGGGCCTGCAGCCGGCCCGCTGGCCGCGGTCACCAAGGGGGCCGGCAACCGCGCGGGTGATGGCTTTGACGGCGTCGTCCAGGGCAGCGTGGTGGCGACCTACATGCACGGGCCGTGCCTGGCCCGCAACCCGGAACTGGCCGACTTGCTGCTCTCCCAGGCGGTGGGCGAGCTGATGCCGCTGGAGCTCCCCGAGGTGGAACTGCTGCGCCGCGAACGACTGTCGGCCCGCTGA
- the recR gene encoding recombination mediator RecR has protein sequence MFEGPVQDLIDELGKLPGIGPKSAQRIAFHLLSVEPPDIDRLTAVLGKVRNGVRFCAVCGNVSDDERCRICADPRRDGSLVCVVEEPKDIQAVERTREFRGRYHVLGGALDPLSGIGPEQLRIRELLARIGERVDDVDITEVIIATDPNTEGEATATYLVRMLRDIPGLTVSRIASGLPMGGDLEFADELTLGRALTGRRAMV, from the coding sequence ATGTTTGAGGGGCCGGTTCAGGATCTGATCGACGAACTTGGCAAGTTGCCGGGCATCGGACCAAAGAGCGCGCAGCGCATCGCTTTCCATCTGCTGTCGGTGGAACCGCCGGACATCGATCGCCTCACGGCCGTATTGGGCAAGGTCCGCAACGGCGTGCGGTTCTGTGCGGTCTGCGGCAACGTATCCGACGACGAGCGATGCCGGATCTGCGCCGATCCGCGCCGCGACGGCTCGCTAGTCTGCGTCGTCGAGGAGCCCAAGGACATCCAAGCGGTCGAACGCACCCGCGAATTCCGCGGCCGCTACCACGTGTTGGGTGGGGCACTGGATCCGCTGTCGGGGATCGGTCCCGAGCAGCTGCGCATCCGCGAACTGCTCGCCCGCATCGGCGAGCGGGTCGACGACGTCGACATCACCGAGGTGATCATCGCCACCGACCCCAACACCGAAGGCGAAGCGACGGCCACCTACCTGGTACGGATGTTGCGCGACATCCCTGGCCTGACCGTGTCGCGTATCGCTTCCGGGCTGCCGATGGGTGGTGACTTGGAGTTCGCCGACGAATTGACCCTCGGGCGCGCGCTTACCGGCCGCCGCGCCATGGTCTGA
- a CDS encoding SRPBCC family protein → MGQVRAASTILINAEPEAVLKAVADYQNVRPKILPSQYSEYEVLQGGQGQGTVAKWRLQATESRVRNVQVDVDVAGHTVIEKDQNSSMVINWTVAPAGPGASVTVTTTWTGAGGVKGFFEKTFAPLGLKKIQAQTLTNLKSELEGQSG, encoded by the coding sequence ATGGGACAGGTGAGGGCAGCCAGCACGATCCTGATCAACGCTGAGCCCGAGGCCGTGCTCAAAGCGGTCGCCGACTACCAGAATGTCCGACCGAAGATTCTTCCCTCGCAGTACAGCGAGTACGAGGTGCTGCAGGGCGGTCAGGGGCAGGGCACGGTCGCCAAGTGGCGGCTGCAGGCGACCGAGTCGCGGGTGCGCAATGTCCAGGTCGATGTGGACGTCGCCGGCCATACCGTCATCGAGAAGGACCAGAACTCGTCGATGGTGATCAACTGGACGGTGGCCCCGGCCGGACCCGGAGCCAGCGTCACGGTCACCACCACCTGGACCGGCGCCGGCGGAGTCAAGGGCTTCTTCGAGAAGACGTTTGCCCCGTTGGGGTTGAAGAAGATTCAGGCACAGACGCTGACGAACCTCAAGAGCGAGCTGGAAGGGCAGTCCGGCTAG
- a CDS encoding Rv3717 family N-acetylmuramoyl-L-alanine amidase, translating to MRLSLRVGVALVVGAVVAAAGLFVKPLLPAAAAAPGSLAGMIVFIDPGHNGANDASIGRQVPTGRGGTKDCQASGTSTNSGYPEHTFTWDTALRLRAALNALGVRTAMSRGNDNALGPCVDERANMANALHPNAIVSLHGDGGPASGRGFHVNYSSPPLNAAQAGPSVQFARVMRDQLQASGLTPATYIGQGGLYGRSDLAGLNLAQYPSILVELGNMKNPADSALMESAEGRQKYADALVRGVAGFLASQGQAR from the coding sequence ATGAGACTGAGCCTTCGTGTCGGGGTCGCCTTGGTAGTGGGGGCGGTGGTGGCCGCCGCAGGGCTTTTCGTGAAGCCGCTGCTGCCCGCCGCTGCCGCTGCTCCCGGCAGCCTGGCCGGCATGATCGTGTTCATCGATCCGGGCCACAACGGGGCCAACGACGCGTCCATCGGGCGGCAGGTGCCGACCGGTCGGGGCGGCACCAAAGACTGCCAGGCCAGCGGGACTTCGACCAACAGCGGATATCCAGAGCACACATTTACCTGGGACACCGCGCTTCGGCTGCGGGCGGCGTTGAACGCGCTCGGTGTGCGGACCGCGATGTCCCGCGGCAACGACAACGCGCTGGGCCCCTGCGTCGACGAGCGCGCCAACATGGCCAACGCGTTGCACCCGAATGCCATCGTCAGCCTGCACGGCGATGGAGGGCCGGCGTCCGGGCGGGGATTCCACGTCAATTACTCGTCGCCGCCGCTCAACGCGGCCCAGGCCGGGCCGTCGGTGCAGTTCGCCCGGGTGATGCGCGACCAGCTGCAGGCCTCTGGCCTGACCCCGGCCACCTACATCGGCCAGGGGGGCCTGTACGGGCGTTCGGATCTGGCCGGCCTGAACCTGGCGCAATACCCGTCGATACTCGTCGAGCTGGGCAACATGAAAAACCCGGCGGACTCGGCATTGATGGAATCTGCTGAAGGCCGGCAGAAATACGCGGACGCGCTGGTCCGCGGGGTGGCCGGCTTCCTGGCCTCGCAGGGCCAGGCGCGCTAG
- a CDS encoding DNA polymerase III subunits gamma/tau, which translates to MALYRKYRPATFAEVVGQEHVTEPLSVALQAGRINHAYLFSGPRGCGKTSSARILARSLNCAQGPTATPCGVCDSCQALAPNAPGSIDVVELDAASHGGVDDTRELRDRAFYAPAQSRYRVFIVDEAHMVTTAGFNALLKIVEEPPEHLIFIFATTEPEKVLPTIRSRTHHYPFRLLPPRTMRGLIGRICEQEGVVVDDAVYPLVIRAGGGSPRDTLSVLDQLVAGSEGGRVSYQRALGLLGATDIALIDDAVDALGAGDAAALFGAVEAVIDAGHDPRRFATDLLERFRDLILLQAVPDAVSRGVVDAPEDVLDRMREQATRLGAATLTRYAEVVQAGLGEMRGATAPRLLLEVVCARLLLPSATDTESALLQRVERIETRLAMSIPATEAAAEPSAPAYVPPARPAPVRRSVAAPKPAPQPKPAAPSPPAAPPPPPPAPERRPEPVAAPVSPAPAPGEPNAAAVRSMWPTVRDKVRERSRTTAVMLSGATVLRVEGDTLVLTHEAAPLAKRLSEQRNADVIVEALKDALGVNWRVRCETGPPAVAEVAPPPMVAEPAAPEVAARDEDEEESMLAEAGRNDSSEPRRDPEEVALELLQNELGARRIDDA; encoded by the coding sequence GTGGCTCTCTACCGCAAGTATCGACCGGCAACCTTCGCCGAGGTGGTGGGGCAGGAGCACGTCACCGAGCCGTTGTCCGTGGCCCTGCAAGCGGGCCGGATCAACCACGCCTACCTGTTCTCCGGGCCACGGGGCTGCGGGAAGACGTCGTCGGCCCGGATCCTGGCGCGGTCCCTGAACTGCGCTCAGGGGCCCACCGCCACCCCTTGCGGTGTCTGCGATTCCTGCCAGGCTCTGGCACCCAATGCGCCGGGCAGCATTGACGTGGTGGAGCTCGACGCCGCCAGCCACGGCGGCGTCGACGACACCCGCGAACTGCGCGACCGCGCCTTCTACGCGCCGGCGCAGTCCCGTTACCGGGTGTTCATCGTCGACGAGGCGCACATGGTGACCACGGCCGGCTTTAACGCGCTGCTCAAGATCGTCGAGGAGCCGCCCGAACACCTCATCTTCATCTTCGCCACCACCGAACCGGAGAAGGTGCTGCCGACGATCCGGTCCCGCACCCATCACTATCCGTTCCGGCTGTTGCCGCCGCGCACCATGCGTGGGCTCATCGGCCGGATCTGCGAGCAGGAAGGCGTCGTCGTCGACGACGCGGTGTACCCCCTGGTGATCCGGGCCGGTGGGGGCTCGCCCCGCGACACTTTGTCGGTGCTGGATCAGCTGGTGGCTGGTTCCGAGGGCGGTCGGGTCAGCTACCAGCGGGCGCTGGGATTGCTGGGCGCCACCGACATCGCCCTAATCGACGACGCTGTCGACGCGCTCGGCGCCGGGGACGCCGCGGCATTATTCGGGGCGGTCGAAGCGGTGATCGACGCCGGGCACGACCCGCGCCGGTTCGCCACCGACCTGCTGGAGCGGTTTCGCGATCTCATCCTGCTGCAGGCGGTTCCCGACGCGGTGTCGCGCGGTGTGGTCGACGCGCCCGAGGACGTGCTGGACCGGATGCGTGAGCAGGCGACCCGCCTGGGGGCGGCAACCCTGACCCGCTACGCGGAGGTGGTCCAGGCCGGGCTGGGGGAGATGCGCGGTGCCACGGCCCCGCGGCTGCTGCTGGAAGTGGTGTGCGCGCGACTGTTGCTGCCGTCGGCCACCGACACCGAGTCGGCGCTGCTGCAACGTGTCGAACGCATTGAGACGCGGCTGGCCATGTCGATACCTGCGACCGAGGCGGCGGCGGAGCCCAGCGCACCGGCGTATGTGCCCCCCGCCCGACCCGCGCCGGTCCGCCGCTCTGTCGCCGCGCCGAAGCCCGCGCCGCAGCCGAAGCCCGCAGCACCGTCGCCGCCTGCCGCACCGCCACCGCCACCGCCTGCGCCGGAGCGCCGACCCGAGCCGGTAGCCGCGCCCGTAAGCCCGGCTCCTGCGCCGGGCGAGCCCAATGCCGCCGCGGTGCGCAGCATGTGGCCGACGGTCCGCGACAAGGTGCGGGAGCGAAGCCGGACCACCGCGGTGATGCTGTCCGGCGCGACGGTGTTAAGGGTGGAAGGCGACACGCTGGTGCTGACACACGAAGCGGCGCCGCTGGCCAAACGCTTGTCTGAACAACGCAACGCCGACGTGATCGTCGAGGCGCTCAAAGACGCCCTGGGCGTCAACTGGCGGGTGCGTTGCGAGACCGGCCCACCCGCGGTCGCCGAAGTCGCGCCACCACCCATGGTCGCGGAGCCCGCGGCACCGGAGGTCGCGGCACGCGACGAGGACGAAGAGGAGAGCATGCTCGCCGAGGCGGGCCGCAACGATTCGTCCGAGCCGCGACGGGACCCCGAAGAAGTCGCACTGGAGCTGCTGCAGAACGAGTTGGGCGCACGCCGCATCGACGACGCCTGA
- a CDS encoding YbaB/EbfC family nucleoid-associated protein translates to MQPGGDMSQLLAQAQQMQQKLLEAQQQLANSEVHGQAGGGLVQVVVKGSGEVIGVKIDPKVVDPNDIETLQDLIVGAMGDASKQVTRMAQERLGALAGGMRPPAPPAPPGPPPQVPGV, encoded by the coding sequence ATGCAACCCGGAGGCGATATGTCGCAACTGCTGGCGCAGGCGCAGCAGATGCAGCAAAAACTGCTCGAAGCCCAGCAGCAGCTGGCCAACTCCGAGGTGCATGGTCAAGCGGGCGGAGGCCTGGTTCAGGTCGTCGTCAAGGGCAGCGGCGAGGTGATCGGCGTGAAGATCGACCCGAAGGTGGTCGACCCCAACGACATCGAAACCCTCCAGGATCTCATCGTCGGTGCGATGGGCGATGCCTCCAAGCAGGTAACCCGAATGGCCCAGGAACGGCTGGGTGCGCTGGCAGGCGGCATGCGTCCGCCCGCCCCACCTGCGCCGCCGGGGCCGCCGCCCCAAGTGCCGGGTGTCTGA
- a CDS encoding Mur ligase family protein produces the protein MITARARLALAAGASARWASRVTGRGAGAMIGGLVAMTLDRSVLRQLGAGRRTVIVTGTNGKSTTTRMTAAALGTLGAVATNAEGANMDAGLVAALAAHRRAELAALEVDEMHVPHVSDALDPTAIVLLNLSRDQLDRVGEINVIERALRAGLAQHPDAIVVANCDDVLMASAAYDNPNVVWVAAGGSWANDSVSCPRSGEVIVREKGHWYSTGADFKRPSPHWWFDPEDGGKLYGPDGLALPMRLALPGAVNRGNAAQAVAAAVALGADPVEAVAAVAGVDEVAGRYRTVQVGPHQVRMLLAKNPAGWQEALSMVDKHADGVVIAVNGQVPDGEDLSWLWDVRFEHFEETRVVAAGERGTDLAVRLGYAGVEHTLVHDTLAAIASCPPGRVEVVANYTAFLQLNRRLGRHG, from the coding sequence CCCTGGCTGCCGGGGCGAGTGCGCGCTGGGCATCGCGGGTCACCGGACGCGGCGCGGGTGCCATGATCGGCGGTCTGGTGGCGATGACGCTGGACCGCTCGGTGCTGCGTCAGCTGGGCGCGGGCCGGCGCACCGTCATCGTCACCGGCACCAACGGCAAGTCGACCACCACCCGGATGACCGCGGCGGCACTGGGAACCTTGGGTGCAGTAGCCACCAACGCCGAAGGCGCCAACATGGACGCCGGGCTGGTGGCCGCGCTGGCCGCACACAGGCGGGCCGAGTTAGCCGCCCTGGAAGTCGACGAAATGCACGTCCCGCACGTTTCCGACGCCCTCGATCCGACGGCCATCGTGCTGCTGAACCTGTCCCGCGACCAATTGGACCGGGTCGGTGAGATCAACGTCATCGAACGCGCGCTGCGCGCCGGCCTGGCCCAACATCCCGACGCGATCGTGGTGGCCAACTGCGACGACGTACTGATGGCCTCAGCCGCCTACGACAATCCGAATGTGGTGTGGGTGGCCGCCGGCGGTTCGTGGGCCAACGACTCAGTCAGCTGCCCGCGCAGCGGCGAAGTAATCGTGCGGGAAAAGGGGCACTGGTACTCCACCGGCGCCGACTTCAAACGACCCAGCCCACACTGGTGGTTCGATCCGGAAGATGGCGGGAAGCTGTACGGGCCCGACGGGCTGGCGCTGCCAATGCGGCTGGCGCTGCCGGGCGCGGTGAACCGCGGCAACGCCGCGCAGGCGGTAGCGGCCGCCGTCGCACTGGGCGCCGACCCCGTCGAAGCCGTCGCGGCGGTGGCCGGTGTCGACGAGGTCGCCGGTCGATACCGCACGGTCCAGGTCGGTCCGCACCAGGTGCGGATGCTGCTGGCCAAGAATCCGGCCGGTTGGCAGGAAGCGCTATCGATGGTGGACAAGCATGCCGACGGTGTGGTGATCGCGGTCAACGGGCAGGTTCCCGACGGCGAAGACCTGTCCTGGTTGTGGGACGTCCGCTTTGAGCATTTCGAGGAGACCCGCGTGGTGGCCGCCGGCGAACGCGGCACCGACCTGGCGGTGCGACTCGGGTACGCCGGCGTCGAGCACACCTTGGTGCACGACACGCTGGCGGCCATTGCTTCCTGCCCGCCCGGGCGAGTGGAGGTCGTCGCCAACTACACCGCGTTCCTGCAGCTGAACCGCCGATTGGGGCGACATGGCTAA